The genomic DNA AGTCGTGATCGCTTATTCGCTTTGGGAGATTTAGTTGACCGTGGGCCGGACTCTTTGAAGTGCTTGGGCTTGCTTGCTCAGCCATGGTTTTTCTCAGTACTTGGCAACCACGAGTATGAGTTAGTGACTCGCTTTGGCGACGGCTCCGCCTGGTTAGAGTGGCTGCGCACCCAAGCTACATGGTTGGCCGAGTTGCCAAGCCAAGCACCAGTGGTTAAAGCCCTTGAGCTAATTCTGCAGCGGATGCCCTTGAGCATAAGTGTGGCCTTCGACGAGGTAGTTTTAGGGCTGGTGCATGCTCAGAGCCCCGCCCATTGGCCGCCAACTAAGGCATTGACCGAACAAGGCTTACACAAGCTGCTTTGGGGACGCCGCGAGTTCAATGCTGAGGATGAGGGCTTGTGCGAAATTGAAGGCGTCGATATGGTCGTGATGGGACACAACTCAAGTCTGGTGCCAGTTATAAAGCCGCAGCGCTTGTGGATAGATACCTTCGCTAGTGCAGAAAAGTTTTTGTTGTTTGAAGTTAATGCAATTGCCAGTTTGGCGGGAGAAAACAATGTTGAGTAGCTTTTATTCGTTTGCCAAGGGCAAGAACAAGGCTGAAACAAAGCAATGGTTTGAATTACTCAGTCGTTTTTCTGGGACCAATAAGAGCAAGGGCCTGCTGATTTGTGCTGAAAAGCTCTGGGACGGAGAGAAAAAAACAGAGTCACTAAGTGCCCAGGAACGTGAAGACGCTAAGCTTTTCGTTGCCTTGGTGGATAAAACAGCTAAGTCGGTTGGGCTAAATGACAGTCAAGCTCTAATCAGCGAAGTGGAAACGCGGGTTAAGTTTGTCAATAGAATGGCGACTTACAAGAAAAAGCCTGCCAAGGTACTCAACCGTAAAGTAGCGATCTTATTTGAGATTCTGAGTAAGCAACTGTACGCAGGTTTCAAGCCCTTGAGTCGAGAGGACTTCGATCTGATGTTGATTAAAGTGGGTCATATTGCTGGTAACCCCACTGAATTGGCGATAAATGCCTACCGAAACGGCTCAGAAGCGCCAACCCAATACCAAAAAAGTCGGCGAAGACTAAACCGGGAGTTTGCCTTTTATGATCCCTTGGTGCTTTCGACCCTAAAGCGTCGACTCGCTCCTACTTTTGACAAGCTCAGTGCTGATGCCAACACTTGCACCACAGAAGAATTGCTTAGCTATTTAGATGAGAAGCTTGGAGGTGAAAAGGCCGGTATTAGTAGTGAGTCACGCCACTGCTTTGACGCGCTGTTAGACTTTGTGCTCACTAGCAAATTGACTGACGCCACTTTGCAGCAGCTGCAGCAGAGTATTCAAGGCCAGATCAGCGAGTTTCAAATAGAGTTTCTCTACCACAGAAAAGAGCAGGAGCTTCCTGCGCTAGTGACTCGGTCGATAAAACGTTTATTGCTTAAGCTAATCCTTGAGACCAGCGATCGTATTTCTTTGCAGAGTGATGAATTTCAGACACTAAAAGCCGACAGTGTGCTTAAAGAACGGGCTGTGCAGCATCATGATTACTGTGAAGAGTTGCTAGAAGATGATGGCAATGGCTACAAAGAAAAATGCCGCCTCAAGCTCTCTTCATATTTTGAAGCGCAAATCGCTTGTACTATGACCATGGTTCATTACCGCTTAGCGCGCAAGCACTTTCAAGGTGCCGAGAGCTTGCTGGCCTTGGTCGAGCAAGTGAGGGCCGACATTATCCGCCAGCCATCAGTGACTTACTCATTGACCCATTATTTGGATGATATGAGTGCCTGCCATCCA from Agarivorans gilvus includes the following:
- a CDS encoding metallophosphoesterase, coding for MNTINDFQLHRHFQQNTIGKDYVVGDIHGYYRPLMQALELVSFDKSRDRLFALGDLVDRGPDSLKCLGLLAQPWFFSVLGNHEYELVTRFGDGSAWLEWLRTQATWLAELPSQAPVVKALELILQRMPLSISVAFDEVVLGLVHAQSPAHWPPTKALTEQGLHKLLWGRREFNAEDEGLCEIEGVDMVVMGHNSSLVPVIKPQRLWIDTFASAEKFLLFEVNAIASLAGENNVE